Within Anolis sagrei isolate rAnoSag1 chromosome 3, rAnoSag1.mat, whole genome shotgun sequence, the genomic segment CAATTAAGCAAACAGCACTCCCAAAGAAGAAGATGGTGCTTCAGAACTTTGGCTGGATCATGCCCAATGTATTGTTGCAAGTGACAAAACAGCTGCTACTGAAAGAAAGCATTCTCCAACCCACTGTGCTTCTTTCAAAAGCTCTCAGTGGACATTTCAATACAGGACCAGTCCAAGACTGTTTGCTGCTTTACGCAAAGGATAAACTAGGCACCAAAGGCAGCCAGGGCCCCCGAGAGGGAAGGCAGGGCAAGGGGTTTCCCAACAAGAGAAGCATGCAGGAGCAGCAGGGCTTccaggaggaagagaaggccaCAGCCGAGGCCTTCAAGAAGAAGAGCACCTCAGAGGCTGAGCACAGAGACACCTCTGGGACACCCAACTGGTGACAGGCGGCCAGGAAGTTCTCCACATCCTGGCTCTTAACAACATTCAGCTTTGGCATGGCAGGGAAGGGAACATGAATGAAGGGCACCAACCGTAGGTGCAAGCGGTTCAAGGATAAACTAACAATCCCCACCCTATTTCATGTACAGAAGCTGAGTAGTTGAACACTACTTTAATCTACCAATAGTCCAGCGTCTTCCATTCTGTTAGAAGGAAAGGCTGGCTTAAGGGATGCAAGACCAACCCTAGGTACACTCAGCTGTACCTGCAAGATCTCACTGCTCCTCCTAGCATCTTCTCCTGGAAGCAGTTGTCTCATACTGTCTTATAGTAGACAGTATAATCTGGACACTAAACCCTTAGCACTTCACAATGTTACAGACAAGACTTACttgaaaatacaattaaaagacaGATTGGTTAGTttggatcagtatgcaaaggaatcttgtagtACCTTGGAGATTTatcagagaaagaagttggtagcataagctttcacacacttaagtctacttcatcagatatatggaaaggagatcccatctgaacattaggaagaacttcctgtgagacctgttcagcagtggaactctctgcctcagagtgtggtcgaggctccttctttggaggcttttaaacagaggctggatggccatctgttgggggtgctttgaatgtgatttttctgcttcttggcaaggggttggactggatggcacacaaggtctcttccacatttatggttctatgattctatgtatgaaaATGTAAGTTGAGATGATAGTTTCTTGGGGTAAAATGACTTTAAGAGAATACAACTTGCCCAGTAATCAGAAGACCCTACTGAACCCAAAAGAAGCTCCCTTTTACCCACTATATACCAGTTACTAACCAACCCTAGGTACACTCAGCTGTACCTGCAAGATCTCACTGCTCCTCCTAGCATCTTCTCCTGGAAGCAGTTGTCTCATACTGTCTTCGATCTGACCCTGTTACTTTCATGACTTTTTTGGCCACTATGGGAAGAAGGAAGCTAGACCAGAGGCTAATCCAGCATTCCTCAGATTTATAtgggaaagttccttttttggaccaAGATTCCCAGAATCTCATCACCAATGTAGTTTGTGAAGAAAGTCATTTGCAGCTTGTGAGTACCTTGAAAGCTCCCCTAATATCCCTCAGTCCCTCCATTTACCTTTAATACAATCAAGCTATTTAATGGTGAAACAATATGTAAGGCATTTAAGTTACATATATAATATGAAATAAGTATTCTGTGTAACTCCAAATCTTTCATATTTTACATCAACTGGAGTTGATCCAATAACCAACaattcttcttttgtttttgcaCATCCGAGATGAGGCAAGCAGAAATTTCATGGAAAAGACTCAAGACATCCTTACCTAACATTTTGACAGTCTGTCTGTTATACTTGTCTCTTATAGAAGTCTTGGGTCCAatatccttcctcttcctcctccagagTTTCCTTACAATGAGGCTGTAGAGGACAGTCAAGCAAAACACAGGCAGGAAAAAGAAGATGCTAGAGGTCCACACCATGATGGTCAGGAGTCCTGACTGGATCGCATACTCTGTGGTTCGGCACTCATTTGTCTCCAGGGGATTGGTGCCATTTTCATGTTCAACCCCAACCAGGACAAAGATAGGGCCAGCACTGACAAAAGATACAGCCCAGAGCACAAGAATAACCAGCTTAACTTTGCCTTTGGTGATCACCACTTTGGCCCAGAGTGGAAAGCAGACAGCAAAATACCTCTCGACACTCAAGGCAGTGATGTTGAGGATGGTGGCATAGGTACAACTTTCGCTGACAAACTGGAAGAGCTTGCAGAGAAGATTCCCAAAGTTCCAGGGTCGATATTGCCAGAGGCGGAAAAGATCCAGAGGCATGCAGAGAAAGATCAGGAGGTCTGAGAAGGCCATGCTGGAAAGATACAGGTTGGTTGTGGTCCTCATGTCCCGGAACTTGGAGACCACCAGCATGGTCATCATGTTGCCCAAGATGCCAATAACAAAGAGGAGGACACAGGTGACAGTGATCCCAGTGAGAAGGGAAGCAGGGAAGAGGTGCAGTGGGTCCTTGGGCCATGTGTCATTGTCATAATCCATGACCAGCTCAGtgatgcttttgttgttgtgcatCCCAAGAACTTCCAGGACTCTCTGGGCAGAAGAGGGCTTCTGATGGTCTGGAGAGGCTGTGTCAGCTGTTTATCATGACTGGGAAAGATGATGCAACCACAGCAGTAACAGCAAATGAGAGTTGTTGGGCATCTAGCTGCATGAAAACAAACCAACAAGAATCCAAACCCTGTGAGCAAgtctgaaggaaggaaaacaacagGAATAGACATCCTGAAGCTGGGTAAAATGGTTTTTCAAACTGAGTGACTTTCATGGAAACCGCATGTGCAGTGAATTAACTAACTCATCTGGAAAAGCAAGGAGAGCATGGAGACCACCCTGTTTCTGCATTCATGGTTGGTAATGCAGGTTAGACTGAATGATAAGCCGTTTCACATGTGCATTTCATCACCGGAGTGCATTCATTGATGTCTGCCAAGTGAGAGAGGCAGCTCCTTTAGAAACCATGGTCGGAGATATGATGCAGCAAGCCATTCACATACCTGTCCATCCAATTGGATGGATGAAGTAGTTGACAAGTGATGACACGCATGTGGGAAGTGGGCCATAGAATCAAAATCTCTGGGAGAACCCAAATGTAACCCCTTCTTCCAAGAAAGGAGTTCATCCCTTCATCTGCATTCCAGCCATCCAAGCAACCCAGAGTACAGTTTGTCTCAGAAGATGTAGAAGGCTTTCTGTGAAACATCCATATCAAGATAGCTCAAGCATCCAAACCACATGCAGTGGTGGACAAAACTGGAGGGCTCACTCTTATGTTTTATTCCAAATGTTATTCCCAAGCACTGCTGAATGAGGATTGTCACCACTCTCAGAAATTCCCGTTTTGTACTTACATGGATGTTCAAGTACACATATGCAGCACTATGGTAATTAATGCATTGCAATCTTTCTCAGCTTAGGGCCTTATGGGCaagctggactacaattcccatcctccaagtgttttgggtttaaactcccacaattcctaacagctgataaaatggctgggatttctaggagttgaaatccaaaatacctggaggactaactgttgggaaccactactcccAACACTAGCcagttttctgaatgttgttctttatttactgtccttattttagtgtttttttaaaatactggtaatgagattttgttcattttcattgtttccttctttctgttgaaattgtccacatacttgtggatttcaatggcttctcttctcaggattgtaaataaagaacaactctcagaaaacagtggaattccagacaggaaaaaatcagggccagctaacacctctcaataaaggattcccccatagaatcataaagttggaagagacctaatgagccatccagtccaaccctctgccaggaagcaggaaaattgcattcaaagcacccctggcagatggccatccagcctctgttcaaaagcctccaaagaaggagcctccaccaggcaggaagcagccaggctttgaagctgcaaggctactcaatgctaatcaaggtggccaattgcaacattcacacttgcctccaacagacaagagttctttctctcaccctggacataacacagatttataaaccccacttgactagtttcctacaggcctcacaacctctgatgatgcctgccatagatgtagtaGGCGAAATgacaggagaatgcttctggaacatggccatacagtctggaaaacccataacaacccagttattctggtcatgaaagcatGTGTTGCTTAACATTCAACAAACACAATTGTTAGTGTAAGCAATGAACCGCAATTTCACTAACAGAAACATCCAATTTCTATAAAGTTGATCTGCATCCCCTTGGAACTTATATGGTAAATTGATGGTAAAAGGCCTGGCAGGTGGGAGAGGATTTCCCACACCCCATATATTCCTCCCTGTTTGATGTGCAGCAAATACTGCAGAAAGTAAATGGATCAGTACAGAATAACTATTGTACAGAGCAAAGTGCCTTGGAGTTCTACAGCACATTCAGACCAACCCTCTCTTGCATATCCTTATTTTCCCAATTCATGGCAACCCTGCAATAGTGTGACACAGCCAaggtcactggggggggggggggggcatagccAAACCGGGATTCCCAACactcaaatatctgcatcacacTGGAAGTAAGACCCACTACACTCACAGAGactttggttgctgtgagttttctgggctatatggctgtactgcagaagcattctctcctgacatttcacctccatctatggcaggcatcctcagaggttgaggggtctattggaaactaggcaagtgaggtttatatatctgtggaatgtccagggtgggagaaagaacccttgtttgcttgaggcaagtgtgaatgctgcaaatggccagctttattagcatttaatgggcttgcagcttcaaagcctggctggttgctgcctggggaaatcctgtcttgggaggtattagctggccctgattgattcttgactGGAATTCCCCTTCTTTTTGAGAGTTGCTCTTTATTAATTGTTCCaatattagttttttaaaaaaatactgggagCGAATTTTTTTGAGCAACATTCAGAAAGCAggagaattctagacaagaatcaatcagggcagctaacaactcccaacaaaggattcctccaagcagcaaccagccaggttttgaagctgcaaggtcattaactGTTATAATCAAgctggaaaaggaagggacctggggctgttaggaattgtgggagttgaagtccaaaataactggagggccaaagtttgcccatgcctgatagaaAGCTGCCTTCAGGCTCTGCTGTGAGATGCATTGGGCACATGAATGATCTTCTTATTTAGACATAGGTGCCACCTCCAGAATATCTCATGATGTATGCAAATAatgtgcaaatacaggtattcctatataaaatcccaaatactttaaggaagggagagagggatattcaacctgtatttgcACTGTGCCTATTTTAAATCGCCAGCAGATAAACATCTCTCCCTCAAAGTTGttttctccccaaagatctttggtttggaggggggggggggtctaaagAGGGACCCCATCTCACAGGAAGCAAGTGGTGAGCTTCTTCTCCCCCATCCTGCCCCGTTTCCTCCTTACCTGTCAGCAAGCGCCTTCTTCTCCCATTCGCCTGGCAGGCTCAGAGGATCCCATCCTCCACTTTCTCCCTCCTGGTCGGAACTGGCTGGTGAGGACTTTTCACCCAACTTGCCAAGCTGGGACTCGCTCAAGTTCAGGCAAAAAAGAGCGCTCCcagtccttctttcctctcaaggGACgagaatgcctctgagcatgcacagagcgtCGCctcctcttccaactttatgaacgACCTTTCAAAACGCGCGAAGGTTTTTCCAGGAAGGGGCTTTGAGTTCGGGTCGcactccaagaaagaaagaaacacaacTCATAAAAGCAGACCACCAGcgggatggagagagaggcgcCTGGAAGGATCCTGAAGAATGAGAAGCAGACCTCTCTCTTGTGCCTGCGGGGCGAGCGCCTCTTGCCAGCATCCGCACCGCCAGACGCGCATCTCTTCCCTTCGCCCTCCGCCAGGAGAAACTGTTCAGACCCACCTGAGCTGGAGCCCCGCTCCGCCCCCAAGTGAGCCCATCTCAGGCAAAAGGGTTCCCcagctccctctctcccccctctcccctccctctctctccctccccccctctctggatctctctctctccctcttccccctccctcctctcttctggatctctctccctctcttcccccctctctttcttcctctccctccctcctcccctctctctctggatctccctccctcctctctcccctcctctctccctctccctccctccctctctctccccccttctggatttctcccccccccctctttctccctctccctccctcttcccctctctgtctggatctctctccctccctcctctctctccctctctctcctcctcttctggatctctcttcctctcttccccctctctctttctccctctccctccctcctcccctctctctctctgaatctccctccctcctctctcccctcctctctccctctccctccctccccctctctcccccccttctggatctcccccctctctttctccctctccctccctcttcccctctctctctctggatctctctccctccctcctctccctccctctctctctccctcttctgggtctctccctctcccccctctctctttctccctctccctccctcctctctcgcctcctctctccccctctccctccctctccctccctccctctctctctccccccttctggatctctcccctctctctcttcctccacctctcttatgtatctctctctccctctttctccctccctccttgcccctCTCTCTggatcttcctccctccccactccctctctctctgaaaatctctcctcctccctctttctctctccccctccctcccccttcctctctcttgctctccttctctctctctgaatctctctcccccccccccctctcttgctggatctctctctctccttcccaccccTCCTTCCCTACCTCAAAAGTGAGGTAAACCTCTCTCCCCTTCACTTGAGCTGCACTAAACTACAGAATTCATGCTGTTTGATACCACCtggaactgtcatggctcaatgctatgggaactTGTTGttgtacaacagtggttcccaacctctctcccccccccccctcttgctggatctctctctctccttcccaccccTCCTTCCCTACCTCAAAAGTGAGGTAAACCTCTCTCCCCTTCACTTGAGCTGCACTAAACTACAGAATTCATGCTGTTTGATACCACCtggaactgtcatggctcaatgctatgggaactTGTTGttgtacaacagtggttcccaacctttttttgaccagggaccactctccaacattagtaccaaaaggataacaaatcagtttttggtcaactttagattcggtttggagtactgattcagaaaattgcattggatagaccacatcagctctagtctcTGATACAGAATAGATGTCATCAttagtgacagggaaggagtggcaggcggcatgaaaggagcggaaataaaataaagtggaaggaggctcacggaccgGATTTTCATTCTCAAGGCCCACTGCTGGTCTGGTGCCCACAAATTAAGAACCACTGTTGCACAAAGTCTTTAGGCTTCCCTGCCAAATAATGGTAATCCCAATTCCCTTAATTCAGTAGCACTGAGTCCCAGTCCATTGCAATTCaaatggtatttattttatttatggtgtcagaagcgaattgtacagttaaactgcatttaaaaacacaaagttaaaaaaagctcggcattatgctaaatgtcctttaactagtagctggccaattggagtgcctctgatattgcatgtccattgtgcatgtggcagggctcaggttgcattgcagtaggtggtttgctcttctctgcacctgcatgttgtggactctcctttgtagtcccatttcttaaggttggacctgcatctcgtggtgccagagcgcagtctgttcagtgccttgaaagtcgcccagtcttttgtgtgcaaAGGAGGGAGCTTCTCATCCAggctcagccactgattgaggtgctgggtttgggctcTCActggctgaggtgttcctgtgagtatctctggagatcttaggaagctattttttGATTGaaggcagtggttcctaacctttttttgaccagagaccactctccaacattagtaccaaaagggttacaaatcggtttttggtcaactttagattctgtttggttatttgtggtgctgattcagaaaattgcattgaatagaccacatcagttctagtttctgatgcagaacatatgccatccagtagttgccatctgcttgcccacagaaaaccatatttaataagtcttggcACAAAAAGAGGGTTTTCgggaccagtcactcttgttgcaatggtgtcatAATGGTGatgccacggaccatattttagttcttgtggaccactggtggtccatggaccacaggttgggaaccacttatttaaagcattggcatgctggctgatatccaaatgggatggggccttggtcctttcattgctggctgctacttcccgatggatgtcaggtggtacgaAACCACCTGAACAGTGTAATTTCTGCAATGATGTAGGGtagagacatcctgtgataatgtggtatgTTTCATTACGacccacatccattgttttaatgtggtgagatgtgttccacactgagcatgtgtattcagcagcagagtaggaaagcacaagggcagatgtctttactgtgtctggttgtgattcctgcattgtgctagtcagctttcgtatgatattatttctcacacccactttttgcttgatattcaagcagagCTTCTTATACATTTGAGTGATGTtgaaccgcattaattctattgGGTAGATGCACTCAGGGACAATCCAGATCCACCTGGTTGTCAGAAcatgaacaagaggaagaactttctgactgcaaGAGCAgaactgttcagtagtggaactctctgccccagagtgtggtggagactccttctttggaggcttttaaacagaggctggatggccatctgtcaggggtgctttgaaagcaattttcctgcttcttggcagggggttggactgaatggcccacatggtctcttccaactctatgattctatgattctatgttgtcttTAGTATATGTTTGAGATTAGATCTTAACTGGAAGGCTACGAAAAGAaatgcatatatgcacatatgtaGATCTGTctgtctagctagctagctaggtaTTGTATTTTTGTTAAGAAATGATGTCAGTCTGTAACTTTTATTTCTCTCCATTAAAAATATTCTAGGGTGCACTTACATTTGAGATTTAATACAATTTGAttacactttagctgccatgtctCAGGAATATGGAATCATGGACATcttagtttgctgaggcaccagaactctttggcagagaaagctagagACCttctaaaactgcaactcccatggtcTCAGACCATTAAGCCATAACAACTGaagtagtgtagatgcacccctgggaTGATTGTATGGCTGGCTAACTGGAAATCAAATTAGAAGCTGCCTGCTCTGTAACATTTTGCTGTTATTTTCATTTGTGCTCCTCCATGCTTGACTAATACAATCATCAACAACTTGTGCACTCCCCCTCCTGTCCACTATACCAAGTCAATACTTTTCATGAATATGCACACTCTTTGTAGTTCCTTTTCCCTGCATAATGTTTTTGGCAAACATGAGTGAACTCAGAATTAGGAAAAATGCTACATCAAGGCATCTTCCCAGAGAGGCAGAAGCATCTTTGTGGAGTGTATCAGTGAGGGCCAGAGGATGTATGAGTGAGTCCCTGAGACTGAAAAACAGAAGGATGTGTCTGGGAAACAAGTGAGAAACTAGCTCTGTGATGCAGAAAGACAGGGATAATAGGAGGTTGTGTTACTTGA encodes:
- the GHSR gene encoding growth hormone secretagogue receptor type 1, with amino-acid sequence MHNNKSITELVMDYDNDTWPKDPLHLFPASLLTGITVTCVLLFVIGILGNMMTMLVVSKFRDMRTTTNLYLSSMAFSDLLIFLCMPLDLFRLWQYRPWNFGNLLCKLFQFVSESCTYATILNITALSVERYFAVCFPLWAKVVITKGKVKLVILVLWAVSFVSAGPIFVLVGVEHENGTNPLETNECRTTEYAIQSGLLTIMVWTSSIFFFLPVFCLTVLYSLIVRKLWRRKRKDIGPKTSIRDKYNRQTVKMLAVVVFAFILCWLPFHIGRYLFSKSFEAGSLEIVVISQYCNLVSFVLFYLSAAINPILYNIMSKKYRKAAYRLFGIKVPRRKRLLLTKEGGSCAWTESSVTAT